A genomic region of Dickeya solani IPO 2222 contains the following coding sequences:
- a CDS encoding PhoH family protein, producing MNVTIKEIALEPADNKRLLSLCGPFDDNIKQLERRLGIEINHRDNNFKLMGKDLCIDAAADILRHLYVDTAPVRGVIPDIEPEQIHLAIKESRVLEQTADSVPEYGKAVNIRTKRGMIKPRTPNQAQYIAHILDHDITFGVGPAGTGKTYLAVAAAVDALERQDIRRILLTRPAVEAGEKLGFLPGDLSQKVDPYLRPLYDALFEMLGFERVEKLIERNVIEVAPLAYMRGRTLNDAFIILDESQNTTIEQMKMFLTRIGFNSKAVITGDVTQIDLPRNQKSGLRHAIEVLSEVEEISFNFFHSEDVVRHPVVARIVNAYEAWESADQKRRDELAEQRKREAQDSAQEQK from the coding sequence TTGAACGTAACGATAAAAGAAATTGCCCTCGAACCCGCGGACAACAAACGCCTGCTCAGTCTGTGCGGCCCGTTTGACGACAACATCAAACAGCTGGAACGCCGCCTCGGCATAGAGATCAATCATCGCGACAATAACTTCAAGCTGATGGGGAAAGACCTCTGCATCGACGCCGCTGCCGACATCCTGCGTCATCTTTATGTGGATACCGCTCCGGTACGCGGCGTTATTCCGGATATCGAGCCGGAACAGATTCATCTGGCCATCAAGGAATCGCGGGTACTGGAACAGACCGCCGACAGCGTGCCGGAATACGGTAAAGCGGTGAATATCCGCACCAAACGCGGCATGATCAAACCGCGTACGCCCAATCAGGCCCAGTACATCGCCCATATCCTCGATCACGACATCACCTTCGGTGTCGGCCCGGCCGGCACCGGGAAAACCTATCTGGCGGTAGCAGCGGCGGTGGATGCGCTGGAGCGTCAGGACATCCGCCGCATTCTGCTGACCCGTCCGGCGGTGGAAGCCGGTGAAAAGCTAGGCTTCCTGCCAGGCGATCTGAGCCAGAAGGTGGACCCGTACCTGCGCCCGCTCTACGACGCGCTGTTTGAAATGCTGGGCTTCGAACGGGTGGAAAAGCTGATCGAGCGTAACGTGATTGAAGTCGCGCCGCTGGCCTACATGCGTGGCCGCACGCTTAACGACGCCTTCATCATTCTGGACGAAAGCCAGAACACCACCATCGAGCAAATGAAGATGTTCCTGACCCGTATCGGGTTTAACTCGAAAGCGGTCATCACCGGCGACGTCACCCAGATCGACCTGCCGCGCAATCAAAAATCCGGTTTGCGTCACGCCATTGAGGTGCTGTCGGAAGTCGAGGAAATCAGTTTCAACTTCTTCCACAGCGAAGACGTGGTGCGCCACCCAGTGGTCGCCCGCATCGTCAACGCCTATGAAGCGTGGGAAAGCGCCGATCAGAAACGCCGGGACGAACTGGCGGAGCAACGTAAACGCGAAGCGCAGGACAGCGCGCAGGAGCAGAAATGA
- the miaB gene encoding tRNA (N6-isopentenyl adenosine(37)-C2)-methylthiotransferase MiaB has product MTKKLHIKTWGCQMNEYDSSKIADLLESTHGYQLTEVAEEADILLLNTCSIREKAQEKVFHQLGRWKTLKDVNPNLIIGVGGCVASQEGEHIRDRAHYVDVIFGPQTLHRLPEMINHVQGTRSPIVDISFPEVEKFDRLPEPRAEGPSAFVSIMEGCNKYCTFCVVPYTRGEEVSRPVDDVLFEIAQLAAQGVREVNLLGQNVNAYRGATHDDDICSFAELLRLVATIDGIDRIRFITSHPIEFTDDIISVYEDTPELVSFLHLPVQSGSDRILTMMKRRHTALEYKAIIRKLRKARPAIQISSDFIIGFPGETQEDFEQTMKLIADIDFDMSFSFIYSPRPGTPAADMVDDVTEEEKKQRLYILQERINQQAMQYSRRMMGSVQRILVEGTSRKSVMELSGRTENNRVVNFEGTPDMIGKFVDVEIVDVYPNSLRGVVVRTEDQMDLRVSESPTSVIARTRKENELGVGIYQP; this is encoded by the coding sequence ATGACAAAGAAACTGCATATCAAAACCTGGGGCTGTCAGATGAATGAATACGATTCATCGAAGATAGCCGACCTCCTGGAAAGTACGCACGGTTACCAGCTGACCGAAGTCGCGGAAGAAGCCGACATTCTGCTGCTGAATACCTGTTCAATCCGTGAAAAGGCGCAGGAAAAAGTGTTTCATCAGCTCGGCCGCTGGAAAACGCTCAAAGACGTCAACCCGAATCTGATTATCGGCGTGGGCGGCTGTGTAGCGTCGCAGGAAGGTGAACACATCCGCGACCGCGCGCATTACGTGGACGTGATTTTCGGGCCGCAGACCCTGCATCGCCTGCCGGAAATGATTAACCACGTACAAGGCACCCGCAGCCCGATCGTGGACATCAGCTTCCCGGAAGTGGAAAAATTTGACCGATTGCCGGAGCCGCGTGCCGAAGGGCCGAGCGCGTTCGTTTCCATCATGGAAGGCTGCAACAAGTATTGTACCTTCTGCGTGGTGCCTTATACCCGCGGCGAAGAAGTCAGCCGCCCGGTTGACGACGTTCTGTTTGAAATCGCCCAACTGGCGGCTCAGGGCGTACGTGAAGTGAACCTGCTGGGCCAGAACGTAAACGCTTACCGCGGTGCCACGCACGATGACGACATTTGCAGTTTTGCCGAACTGCTGCGTCTGGTGGCGACGATTGACGGTATCGACCGCATCCGCTTTATCACCAGCCATCCTATCGAATTCACCGACGATATCATCAGCGTGTACGAAGATACCCCGGAGCTGGTGAGTTTCCTGCACCTGCCTGTTCAGAGCGGATCAGACCGCATACTGACCATGATGAAGCGCCGCCACACCGCGCTGGAATACAAGGCCATCATCCGCAAACTGCGTAAAGCGCGCCCGGCTATTCAGATCAGTTCCGACTTTATCATCGGCTTCCCGGGCGAAACGCAGGAAGACTTCGAGCAGACCATGAAACTGATCGCCGATATCGATTTCGATATGAGCTTCAGCTTTATCTACTCGCCCCGCCCCGGCACCCCGGCCGCCGACATGGTGGACGACGTGACCGAAGAAGAGAAAAAGCAGCGCCTGTACATTCTGCAGGAACGCATTAATCAGCAGGCCATGCAATATAGCCGCCGAATGATGGGCTCAGTGCAGCGTATTCTGGTAGAGGGCACCTCGCGTAAAAGCGTGATGGAGCTGTCCGGACGTACTGAAAATAACCGCGTAGTGAACTTCGAAGGAACACCCGACATGATCGGTAAATTCGTCGACGTGGAAATTGTCGACGTTTACCCGAACTCGCTGCGTGGCGTGGTGGTCCGTACCGAAGATCAAATGGATCTGCGTGTTAGCGAGTCGCCGACGTCGGTTATCGCTCGTACCCGCAAAGAGAACGAGCTCGGCGTCGGCATCTATCAGCCGTAA
- the ubiF gene encoding 3-demethoxyubiquinol 3-hydroxylase — protein MHYDAVIVGGGMVGAAAALGLAQSGFQVAVLEQETPLPFVAGSAPDVRVSAIGQASVRLLERLGAWPGVGLMRSAPYRRLETWEWDNAHVMFDAADLGLPELGFMVENRILQLALWQVLEKTPGVTLLCPWQLQSMRREGEQWVLISEQGDSLSASLVIGADGANSKIRQWAGIGITGWQYRQSCMLISAEMAGPQQDATWQRFTPSGPRAFLPLFDGWCSLVWYDSPPRIRQLQAMSLPQLNKAIAETFPARLGAVNAVAAGAFPLVRRHAQQYVLPGLALIGDAAHTINPLAGQGVNLGYRDVSTLLDVVIRARDEGAVWYGEPVLRRYQRQRKPDNLLMQSGMDLFYGAFSNRLPPLEFARNLALMAAQRAGKLKQQALRYALGL, from the coding sequence ATGCACTATGATGCGGTGATTGTAGGCGGAGGCATGGTGGGTGCCGCCGCCGCGTTGGGACTGGCGCAGAGCGGTTTTCAGGTGGCGGTGTTGGAACAGGAAACGCCGCTGCCGTTTGTCGCGGGCAGTGCGCCGGACGTGCGGGTATCGGCGATTGGTCAGGCGTCGGTCAGGCTGCTGGAGCGGCTGGGAGCCTGGCCGGGCGTCGGGCTGATGCGCAGTGCGCCTTACCGACGGCTGGAAACCTGGGAGTGGGACAATGCGCATGTGATGTTCGATGCGGCCGACCTTGGGTTACCCGAACTGGGGTTTATGGTGGAGAACCGTATTCTGCAACTGGCGTTGTGGCAGGTGCTGGAGAAAACGCCCGGCGTGACGCTGTTGTGCCCGTGGCAATTGCAGAGTATGCGTCGCGAGGGCGAGCAGTGGGTACTGATTAGCGAGCAGGGCGACAGCCTGTCTGCGTCGCTGGTGATTGGCGCTGATGGCGCCAATTCGAAAATTCGCCAGTGGGCGGGCATTGGTATCACGGGCTGGCAATATCGTCAGTCCTGCATGCTGATCAGCGCCGAAATGGCCGGTCCACAACAGGATGCGACCTGGCAGCGTTTTACGCCGTCCGGGCCGCGCGCGTTTTTGCCGCTGTTTGACGGCTGGTGCTCGCTGGTGTGGTACGACAGCCCGCCGCGTATCCGCCAGTTGCAGGCGATGTCGCTTCCTCAACTGAATAAGGCCATTGCCGAGACGTTTCCTGCGCGGCTGGGGGCGGTCAATGCGGTGGCGGCCGGCGCGTTTCCGCTGGTGCGCCGCCATGCGCAGCAGTATGTGTTGCCGGGGCTGGCCCTGATTGGCGACGCCGCGCATACCATCAACCCGCTGGCGGGGCAGGGCGTGAATCTGGGATATCGGGATGTTTCCACGCTGCTCGACGTGGTGATCCGGGCGCGTGATGAAGGCGCTGTCTGGTACGGCGAACCGGTGCTACGGCGTTATCAGCGGCAGCGCAAGCCTGACAATCTGCTGATGCAAAGTGGCATGGATCTGTTTTATGGCGCGTTCAGTAACCGGCTGCCGCCGCTTGAGTTTGCCCGCAATCTGGCGCTGATGGCGGCGCAACGCGCCGGAAAACTGAAACAGCAGGCGTTGCGCTACGCGCTGGGGTTGTAA
- a CDS encoding DMT family transporter, whose amino-acid sequence MTYLFLCLAIVSEVVATTALKLSESFTRPVPSIVTLVFYAIAFYCLTISMRVLPTGVIYAIWSGVGIVLIAAISWIFYDQRLDWPAVLGMALIIAGVAVINLFSNSLAH is encoded by the coding sequence ATGACCTATTTATTTCTTTGTCTGGCGATTGTGTCAGAGGTGGTGGCGACAACGGCGCTGAAATTGTCGGAGAGTTTTACCCGGCCGGTGCCAAGTATCGTAACGCTGGTGTTCTACGCTATCGCGTTTTACTGTCTGACCATTTCCATGCGAGTGTTGCCGACAGGCGTGATTTACGCCATTTGGTCGGGCGTAGGGATTGTGTTGATTGCGGCGATAAGCTGGATTTTTTACGATCAGCGGCTGGACTGGCCGGCGGTGCTGGGGATGGCGCTGATCATTGCCGGGGTGGCGGTGATTAACCTGTTTTCCAATTCCCTGGCGCACTAA
- the asnB gene encoding asparagine synthase B, with translation MCSIFGVLDLKTDPVELRKKALELSRLMRHRGPDWSGVYASDKAILAHERLSIVDVNTGAQPLYNQAHTHVLAVNGEIYNHQALRQQYGDRYQFQTGSDCEVILALYQEKGPEFLDDLRGMFAFALYDSEKDAYLIGRDHLGIIPLYMGYDEHGNFYVASEMKALVPVCRTIKEFPAGSYLWSQDGEIREYYRRDWFDYDNVKDNVTDADELREALEESVKSHLMSDVPYGVLLSGGLDSSVISAITKKFAARRVEDDERSEAWWPQLHSFAVGLEGAPDLKAARDVAEHLGTVHHEIHFTVQEGLDAIRDVIYHIETYDVTTIRASTPMYLMSRKIKAMGIKMVLSGEGSDEVFGGYLYFHKAPNAKELHEETVRKLLALHQYDCARANKAMSAWGVEARVPFLDKKFLDVAMRINPKDKMCGNGKMEKHILRECFESYLPHSVAWRQKEQFSDGVGYSWIDTLKEVAAKQVSDQQLETAHFRFPYNTPSTKEGYLYREIFEELFPVPSAAECVPGGPSVACSSAKAIEWDESFKKMDDPSGRAVGVHQSAYQ, from the coding sequence ATGTGTTCTATTTTTGGTGTGCTTGATCTGAAAACCGATCCGGTTGAATTGCGCAAGAAAGCGCTGGAATTGTCCCGTCTGATGCGCCACCGCGGCCCGGACTGGTCTGGCGTTTACGCCAGTGACAAAGCCATTCTGGCCCATGAGCGTCTGTCCATCGTCGACGTCAACACCGGCGCTCAACCGCTCTACAACCAGGCGCACACCCACGTTCTGGCCGTGAACGGCGAAATTTACAACCATCAGGCTCTGCGTCAGCAATACGGCGACCGCTATCAGTTCCAGACCGGTTCCGACTGCGAAGTGATTCTGGCGCTGTATCAGGAAAAAGGTCCGGAATTCCTGGACGATCTGCGCGGCATGTTCGCCTTTGCCCTGTATGACAGCGAAAAAGACGCGTATCTGATCGGCCGTGACCACCTGGGCATCATCCCGCTTTATATGGGCTACGACGAACACGGCAACTTCTACGTGGCGTCCGAGATGAAAGCGCTGGTGCCGGTGTGCCGCACCATCAAAGAATTCCCGGCCGGCAGCTACCTGTGGAGTCAGGACGGCGAGATTCGCGAATACTATCGTCGCGACTGGTTCGATTACGACAACGTTAAAGACAACGTCACCGACGCCGACGAACTGCGAGAAGCGCTGGAAGAATCGGTGAAAAGCCACCTGATGTCCGATGTTCCTTACGGCGTACTGCTGTCCGGTGGGCTGGATTCTTCCGTCATTTCCGCCATCACCAAGAAGTTCGCCGCCCGCCGCGTGGAAGACGACGAGCGCAGCGAAGCCTGGTGGCCGCAGCTTCATTCGTTCGCGGTCGGACTGGAAGGCGCGCCTGACCTGAAAGCCGCACGCGATGTCGCAGAACATCTGGGCACCGTGCACCACGAAATCCATTTCACGGTACAGGAAGGTCTGGACGCCATCCGCGACGTGATTTACCACATCGAAACCTATGACGTCACCACCATCCGCGCCTCAACGCCGATGTACCTGATGTCCCGTAAAATCAAAGCGATGGGTATCAAGATGGTACTGTCTGGCGAAGGGTCGGACGAAGTATTCGGCGGCTATCTCTACTTCCACAAAGCGCCGAATGCGAAAGAACTTCATGAAGAAACCGTTCGCAAACTGCTGGCGCTGCACCAGTATGACTGCGCCCGCGCCAACAAAGCGATGTCCGCCTGGGGCGTTGAAGCCCGCGTACCGTTCCTGGACAAAAAATTCCTGGACGTAGCGATGCGTATCAACCCGAAAGACAAGATGTGCGGTAACGGCAAGATGGAAAAACACATCCTGCGTGAGTGCTTCGAATCCTATTTGCCGCACAGCGTGGCCTGGCGCCAGAAAGAGCAGTTCTCTGACGGCGTGGGTTACAGTTGGATCGATACATTGAAAGAGGTCGCGGCCAAACAGGTTTCCGACCAGCAACTGGAAACCGCGCACTTCCGTTTCCCGTACAACACACCGTCCACCAAGGAAGGCTATCTGTACCGCGAAATTTTTGAAGAACTGTTCCCGGTCCCGAGTGCGGCTGAATGCGTCCCTGGCGGTCCTTCTGTAGCCTGTTCGTCCGCCAAGGCGATTGAGTGGGATGAATCTTTCAAAAAGATGGATGATCCGTCGGGTCGCGCCGTCGGCGTGCACCAGTCCGCCTACCAGTAA
- the nagC gene encoding DNA-binding transcriptional regulator NagC, whose amino-acid sequence MTTGGQTQIGNIDLVKQLNSAAVYRLIDQHGPISRIQISEQSQLAPASVTKITRQLLERGLIKEVDQQASTGGRRAISIISETRPFHTVAVRLGRHDATLALYDLQGKRLEEEHCNLPENTQDTLESALFTVIDQFIDRHQRRIRELIAISVVLPGLVDPIAGVVRYMPHISVNNWPLVDNLERHFKVHSFVGHDIRSLALAEHYFGATRDCQDSLLVRVHRGVGAGILVNGKIFLGSNSNVGEIGHIQIDPLGDRCHCGNFGCLETVVSNGALEQRARHLLQQGFPSKLTLDNCQIAAICKAANRGDLLARELIEAAGQHLGKAISIAVNLFNPQRVVIAGEITGADKILLPAIQRCINAQVLKDFRQNLPVVVSELQHLSAIGAFALVKRSMLNGVLLQRLLENQ is encoded by the coding sequence ATGACCACAGGCGGACAAACCCAGATTGGGAACATTGATCTGGTCAAACAACTCAACAGTGCGGCCGTGTACCGCCTGATTGACCAGCATGGCCCCATTTCCCGGATTCAGATTTCAGAGCAGAGCCAGCTCGCTCCCGCCAGTGTCACTAAAATTACCCGTCAGTTGCTGGAACGCGGCCTGATCAAAGAAGTGGATCAGCAAGCGTCGACCGGCGGGCGCCGCGCCATTTCCATCATTTCCGAAACACGGCCGTTTCATACCGTTGCGGTGCGGCTTGGCCGCCACGACGCCACCCTCGCCTTATACGACCTACAGGGAAAACGGCTGGAGGAAGAGCACTGCAACCTGCCGGAAAACACCCAGGACACGCTGGAAAGCGCGCTGTTCACTGTTATCGACCAATTTATCGACCGTCACCAACGCCGTATCCGCGAGTTAATCGCCATTTCAGTGGTGCTGCCGGGGCTGGTCGACCCCATCGCCGGCGTAGTGCGTTATATGCCGCACATCAGCGTGAACAACTGGCCGTTGGTGGATAATCTCGAACGTCATTTCAAGGTGCACAGCTTCGTCGGCCATGATATTCGCAGTCTGGCTCTGGCCGAGCATTACTTCGGCGCGACCCGAGACTGTCAGGATTCGCTGCTGGTGCGGGTTCATCGCGGCGTGGGCGCCGGCATTCTGGTCAACGGAAAAATCTTTCTTGGCAGCAACAGTAACGTTGGGGAAATCGGTCATATTCAGATCGATCCGTTGGGCGACCGCTGCCACTGCGGCAACTTTGGTTGTCTGGAAACGGTGGTGTCGAACGGCGCGCTGGAGCAACGGGCGCGCCATTTACTGCAGCAGGGATTTCCCAGCAAGCTGACGCTGGATAACTGCCAGATCGCCGCTATCTGCAAAGCCGCCAACCGGGGTGACCTGCTCGCCCGCGAACTGATCGAAGCTGCCGGGCAGCATTTGGGCAAAGCCATTTCGATTGCCGTCAACCTGTTCAATCCGCAACGGGTGGTCATCGCCGGTGAAATTACCGGCGCGGACAAGATTCTGCTGCCCGCCATTCAACGCTGCATCAACGCACAGGTGCTGAAAGACTTTCGGCAAAACCTGCCGGTAGTGGTTTCCGAACTGCAGCACTTATCCGCCATCGGCGCTTTTGCGCTGGTGAAACGCTCGATGCTTAATGGCGTATTACTGCAGCGACTGCTTGAAAATCAGTAG
- the nagA gene encoding N-acetylglucosamine-6-phosphate deacetylase produces the protein MYALTNGRIFTGHQILDGHAVVVADGLIEAVCPTRELPDNLPQRDLAGALLAPGFIDLQLNGCGGVQFNDALNSLSVKTLETMQRANEKSGCTSFLPTLITSSDEFMRHSLGVMRAWLAQHRHQALGLHLEGPWLNPVKKGTHDAAFIRQPDESLLNYLCDNADVISKITLAPEMVSAAVIRQLTTAGIVVSAGHSNATWEQAKQGFAAGIRFATHLFNAMPALTGREPGLVGAIYDAPEVYCGIIADGHHVSWANIRNSKRIKGDKLVLVTDATAPAGSDIDRFTFAGKTIYYRDGICVDEHGTLSGSALTMIDAVRNCVEHAGIALDEALRMATLYPARAIGEDHRLGSIETGYVANLTVLTRDFDILNTFVNGEEVFHKQ, from the coding sequence ATGTACGCTTTAACCAACGGCCGTATTTTTACCGGCCATCAGATCCTTGACGGCCACGCGGTCGTCGTCGCCGACGGTTTGATCGAGGCAGTCTGCCCAACACGCGAACTGCCTGACAACCTGCCCCAGCGCGATCTCGCCGGCGCGTTACTGGCCCCTGGCTTTATCGACTTGCAATTGAACGGCTGTGGCGGCGTCCAGTTCAACGACGCGCTGAACAGCCTTTCCGTCAAAACGTTGGAAACCATGCAGCGGGCCAATGAAAAATCCGGCTGTACCAGCTTTTTGCCGACGCTGATCACCTCCTCCGACGAATTCATGCGCCACAGCCTCGGCGTGATGCGCGCCTGGCTCGCCCAGCATCGCCATCAGGCGCTTGGGCTACATCTGGAAGGTCCCTGGCTCAACCCGGTAAAAAAAGGCACCCATGACGCCGCCTTTATCCGCCAGCCGGACGAGTCATTGCTCAATTATCTGTGCGATAACGCCGATGTAATCAGCAAAATCACGCTGGCGCCGGAAATGGTGTCGGCGGCGGTCATCCGGCAACTGACCACCGCGGGCATCGTGGTGTCCGCCGGTCACTCCAACGCCACCTGGGAACAAGCTAAACAAGGCTTTGCCGCCGGTATCCGCTTTGCCACTCACCTGTTCAACGCCATGCCGGCCCTTACCGGGCGCGAGCCCGGTCTGGTCGGCGCCATCTATGACGCGCCGGAAGTCTACTGCGGCATCATCGCCGACGGCCACCATGTCAGTTGGGCCAACATCCGCAACAGCAAACGCATCAAGGGCGATAAACTGGTGCTGGTAACCGACGCCACCGCACCGGCCGGCTCTGACATCGACCGGTTCACATTTGCCGGTAAAACCATATACTACCGCGACGGCATTTGCGTGGATGAGCACGGCACCCTGAGCGGTTCGGCGCTCACCATGATCGATGCGGTGCGCAATTGCGTAGAACACGCGGGTATCGCGCTGGACGAGGCGCTAAGAATGGCGACGCTCTACCCGGCGAGAGCCATCGGAGAAGACCACCGACTGGGAAGCATCGAGACGGGCTACGTGGCTAACCTGACGGTATTGACCCGCGATTTTGACATCCTCAATACGTTTGTGAATGGTGAAGAAGTCTTTCATAAACAGTAA
- the nagB gene encoding glucosamine-6-phosphate deaminase encodes MRLIPLTTPAEVGKWAARYIAERIKAFNPTAERPFVLGLPTGSSPLEAYKSLIALYDAGQVSFKHVVTFNMDEYVGLPANHPESYRTFMFENFFNHVDIPERNINLLNGNAEDIATECQRYEEKIKSYGKIHLFMGGVGNDGHIAFNEPASSLVSRTRIKTLTEETRIANSRFFGGDVSQVPKYALTVGVGTLLDAEEVMILVSGRHKAQALQAAVEGNVNHMWTISCLQLHARALMVCDEPSTMELKVKTVKYFRELEAENLKNL; translated from the coding sequence ATGAGACTGATTCCGCTAACAACCCCCGCCGAGGTTGGCAAATGGGCCGCCCGCTATATCGCCGAGCGCATCAAGGCCTTCAACCCAACGGCGGAGCGCCCATTCGTGCTCGGCCTGCCGACCGGCAGCTCGCCGCTGGAAGCCTACAAATCCCTGATTGCGTTGTACGATGCCGGCCAGGTCAGCTTCAAACATGTCGTCACTTTCAATATGGATGAATACGTCGGGCTGCCGGCGAACCATCCGGAAAGCTACCGCACCTTTATGTTCGAGAATTTTTTCAATCACGTTGATATTCCGGAAAGAAACATTAACCTGTTGAATGGCAACGCGGAAGATATCGCCACTGAGTGTCAGCGTTACGAAGAAAAAATCAAGTCTTACGGCAAGATTCATCTGTTCATGGGCGGCGTCGGCAATGATGGCCACATCGCTTTCAACGAACCGGCGTCTTCTCTGGTGTCCCGTACACGCATCAAGACCCTGACGGAAGAGACCCGTATCGCCAATTCCCGTTTCTTTGGCGGCGACGTCAGCCAAGTGCCCAAATATGCGCTGACGGTGGGTGTCGGTACCTTACTGGATGCGGAAGAAGTGATGATTCTGGTCAGCGGCCGCCATAAGGCGCAGGCGCTTCAGGCCGCGGTGGAAGGCAACGTTAACCACATGTGGACCATCAGTTGCCTGCAGTTGCACGCCAGAGCACTGATGGTGTGCGACGAACCGTCCACGATGGAGCTGAAAGTGAAAACCGTGAAATATTTCCGCGAGCTGGAAGCTGAAAATCTCAAAAATCTGTAA
- the nagE gene encoding N-acetylglucosamine-specific PTS transporter subunit IIBC, which yields MSTLGYLQKVGRALMVPVATLPAAAILMGVGYWIDPVGWGSESALAALLIKSGAAIIEHMAVLFAVGVAYGMSKDKDGAAALSGFVGYLVLTTLCSPAAVSMIQHIPLAEVPKAFGKIENQFIGILVGIISAELYNRYSQVELPKALSFFSGRRLVPILVSMLMIVVAFVLMYVWPMIYNALVSFGEHIQQLGSVGAGIYAFFNRLLIPVGLHHALNSVFWFDVAGINDIPNFLSGQQAIDAGKAVPGITGRYQAGFFPIMMFGLPGAALAIYHCARPENRSRVAGIMVAAAFAAFFTGITEPLEFSFMFVAPVLYVLHAVLTGISVFIAASMHWIAGFGFSAGLVDMVLSSRNPLATHWYMLLLQGAAFFVIYYVVFRFTITRFNLMTPGREAAVTPASSEGVAAPAGNNQSVARGYLQAIGGKDNLTGIDACITRLRLSVKDSSLVDEPTARKLGAAGVIRLNKQSVQIVVGTQAENLAAALREVSQE from the coding sequence GTGAGTACACTCGGTTATTTACAAAAAGTAGGCCGCGCCCTGATGGTGCCGGTCGCCACGTTGCCCGCAGCCGCCATCCTGATGGGGGTGGGGTACTGGATTGATCCGGTTGGCTGGGGCAGTGAAAGCGCGCTGGCCGCGCTGCTGATTAAGTCCGGCGCCGCCATTATCGAACATATGGCGGTGCTGTTTGCGGTCGGCGTCGCCTACGGTATGTCGAAAGATAAAGACGGTGCGGCGGCGTTGTCCGGCTTTGTCGGCTATCTGGTGCTGACCACGCTGTGTTCGCCTGCGGCGGTATCGATGATTCAGCACATCCCTCTGGCGGAGGTGCCAAAAGCGTTCGGTAAGATTGAAAACCAGTTCATCGGTATTCTGGTCGGGATCATTTCCGCCGAACTGTACAACCGTTACAGCCAGGTTGAATTGCCCAAGGCGCTCTCCTTTTTCAGCGGTCGCCGTCTGGTGCCGATTCTGGTCTCGATGCTGATGATCGTAGTGGCGTTTGTGCTGATGTACGTCTGGCCGATGATCTACAACGCGCTGGTTTCCTTTGGCGAGCATATTCAGCAACTGGGATCGGTCGGCGCCGGTATCTATGCCTTCTTTAACCGTCTGCTGATTCCGGTGGGGCTGCACCATGCGCTGAACTCGGTATTCTGGTTTGACGTGGCCGGCATCAACGATATTCCTAATTTCCTCAGTGGGCAGCAGGCGATTGATGCCGGCAAAGCCGTTCCCGGTATTACCGGGCGCTATCAGGCCGGTTTCTTCCCGATCATGATGTTCGGTTTGCCGGGTGCGGCGCTGGCGATTTATCACTGCGCCCGTCCGGAAAACCGTAGCCGGGTCGCGGGGATCATGGTGGCGGCGGCGTTTGCGGCCTTCTTCACCGGCATTACCGAACCGCTGGAGTTCTCCTTCATGTTTGTGGCGCCAGTGCTGTATGTGCTGCACGCCGTACTGACCGGAATTTCGGTATTCATCGCGGCCAGCATGCACTGGATTGCCGGTTTTGGTTTCAGCGCTGGTCTGGTGGATATGGTGCTGTCTTCGCGTAACCCGCTGGCGACGCACTGGTACATGCTGCTGCTTCAGGGCGCCGCGTTCTTCGTCATCTATTATGTGGTGTTCCGCTTCACCATCACCCGTTTTAACCTGATGACGCCGGGGCGTGAAGCCGCTGTGACGCCGGCTTCATCTGAGGGTGTCGCAGCCCCTGCCGGCAACAACCAGTCGGTGGCGCGAGGTTACCTGCAGGCTATCGGCGGCAAGGATAATCTGACCGGAATTGATGCCTGTATTACCCGTTTGCGCCTGAGCGTGAAGGATTCCAGCCTGGTGGATGAGCCCACGGCGCGTAAGTTGGGGGCGGCCGGGGTCATCCGTCTCAACAAGCAGAGCGTGCAGATTGTGGTTGGCACGCAGGCGGAAAACCTCGCGGCGGCGTTACGCGAGGTATCGCAGGAATAA